Proteins co-encoded in one Pelobates fuscus isolate aPelFus1 chromosome 5, aPelFus1.pri, whole genome shotgun sequence genomic window:
- the LOC134611786 gene encoding bactericidal permeability-increasing protein-like: MESVQTFILILILAHGPGTQSENPGFVVRITQKGLDYARQQGMIALQKELWKIQLPDFSGSYHVDVIGNVHYSFHSLVIRNVQLPGSQVSLLPNVGLKVTISGAFIQLGGQWKVRYAFISDDGDFDLKVEGISISVGLSLGSDATGRPTVSPSDCSCHIADIDVHFSGSFGWLINLFHDSIESGLRSALEDKICPSVIDSINSQLEPLIQTLPVTAKIDKVAAIDYSLMGCPTVTADYVDAQLKGEFFELSHRSTPPFSPPPLSLPDDHGLMVYFGASEYLFNSAGFVYQSAGALVFNVTDDMIPKDFSIRLNTSAFGALIPQISKMYPEMLMKLQISSPTSPSLNIVPGNLTISPVLDIQAYAILPNSSLVPLFLLELTTQALAKVAINVGRIQGHLELSKIQIELKHSDVGPFSVSLLNMAVNYYVSNILLPRVNDILQKGYPFPLLDHIQLSDVVIKPYQHFLLFGANVHYG, from the exons ATGGAATCTGTACAGACATTCATCCTGATTCTCATTTTGGCTCATGGCCCTGGGACACAATCCGAAAACCCAGGGTTTGTGGTGAGGATCACACAGAAAGGGTTGGACTATG CCAGGCAGCAAGGGATGATTGCTCTTCAGAAGGAACTATGGAAAATTCAACTGCCCGACTTTTCGGGATCATATCACGTTGATGTCATTGGAAATGTGCATTATAGCTTCCACAG TCTGGTTATCCGCAATGTCCAGCTTCCTGGTTCACAAGTAAGCCTTCTCCCTAACGTTGGCCTAAAAGTGACAATCTCTGGAGCCTTCATCCAGCTGGGGGGACAGTGGAAAGTACGCTATGCCTTTAT ATCCGATGATGGAGATTTTGATCTGAAGGTGGAAGGAATCAGCATTTCCGTGGGACTGAGTTTGGGGAGTGACGCTACTGGGAGACCCACAGTTAGTCCTTCTGACTGCAGCTGCCACATTGCAGACATTGACGTGCATTTCTCTGGATCATTTGG ATGGCTCATAAACCTATTTCATGACAGCATAGAATCCGGCCTACGAAGTGCACTAGAGGACAAG ATTTGTCCAAGTGTAATTGACTCTATTAATAGTCAGCTAGAACCTCTAATCCAGACCCTTCCAG taaCTGCAAAAATTGACAAGGTAGCAGCTATTGATTATTCCCTAATGGGATGCCCGACTGTGACTGCTGACTATGTAGATGCTCAACTGAAG GGAGAATTTTTCGAGCTCTCTCATCGTTCTACGCCTCCCTTCTCTCCACCACCTCTGTCCTTGCCTGATGACCACGGTCTCATGGTTTACTTTGGAGCCTCTGAATATCTCTTCAACTCAGCTGGCTTTGTGTATCAGTCTGCTGGAGCCCTTGTCTTCAATGTCACCGATGATATG ATACCCAAGGACTTTTCTATAAGACTCAACACGTCTGCGTTTGGGGCACTGATACCACAG ATCTCCAAGATGTATCCTGAAATGCTTATGAAACTGCAGATTTCATCGCCCACATCTCCATCACTGAATATAGTTCCAGGAAACCTAACCATCTCACCTGTATTGGATATACAGGCATATGCCATTCTACCCAACTCCTCTTTAGTACCCCTATTTCTTCTCGAATTG ACAACACAAGCTCTGGCAAAGGTTGCAATCAATGTAGGTCGAATTCAAGGTCACCTGGAACTCTCCAA AATACAGATAGAACTTAAACATTCCGATGTTGGGCCTTTCTCG GTATCGTTACTGAATATGGCTGTAAACTATTATGTCTCCAACATACTGCTTCCTCGGGTCAACG ACATTCTTCAAAAGGGTTACCCGTTTCCTCTCCTAGATCACATACAGCTCTCGGACGTTGTCATAAAGCCCTATCAG CACTTCCTCCTGTTTGGGGCAAACGTTCACTATGGATAA